A genome region from Taeniopygia guttata chromosome 5, bTaeGut7.mat, whole genome shotgun sequence includes the following:
- the SYT13 gene encoding synaptotagmin-13 isoform X1: protein MVLSAPVIALGATLGTATSILALCGLTCFCKCKQPGKGLSEKEQEDETENTKPSVLQPVQQFNIKKTAEPVQPRALLKFPNIYGPKPEVTSPEVVNYTQYSVKTTEEPATGKHTALDENRMKIQVNEELFVLPQNVPGVVKDVCVTEHLKPERAGSGRQAPELHYSLLYEPQRAQLRVSLLQAMHDGMNGDQDTGCHCYILGTLESKSGIAEAQTELKKKVLHTLWEEVLQFPLTEEEMPGGTLSLTLRNCDKFSRHSIVGELKLNLAEMEESFGKAQWERLKSPEKEPSTGHGEVLLSISYLPAANRLLVVIIKAKNLHSKQLKDLLGSDVSVKVTLRHQSLKLKKKQTKRAKHKINPVWNEMIMFEVPHELLRASSVELEMLSQDGAGQSHVLGKCSLGLHVTGTERNHWEEMLRNPRKQIAMWHQLHM from the exons ATGGTTTTGTCTGCTCCAGTTATAGCCCTGGGGGCTACCTTAGGGACTGCAACTAGCATCCTTGCCCTCTGTGGCCTCACCTGCTTCTGCAAATGCAAGCAACCTGGGAAAGGACTCTCAGAAAAGGAGCAAGAGGATGAGACGGAAAATACTAAACCCAGCGTGCTTCAGCCAGTCCAGCAA ttcaACATTAAGAAAACTGCAGAGCCAGTCCAGCCTCGAGCACTTCTGAAGTTTCCCAACATTTATGGCCCCAAACCAGAAGTAACTTCACCTGAAGTTGTTAACTACACGCAGTACTCTGTGAAGACAACAGAAGAACCAGCTACTGGAAAACATACTGCTTTGGATGAGAACAGGATGAAGATACAAGTCAATGAAGAGCTGTTTGTTCTCCCTCAAAACG TTCCAGGTGTGGTCAAGGACGTGTGTGTCACGGAGCACCTGAAGCCCGAGCGGGCAGGCAGCGGCCGGCAGGCCCCCGAGCTGCACTACTCCCTGCTGTACGAGCCACAGCGGGCACAGCTGCGCGTCTCCCTCCTCCAAG CTATGCATGATGGAATGAATGGGGACCAAGACACTGGCTGCCATTGCTACATACTGGGCACACTGGAGAGCAAGTCTGGTATTGCTGAGGCCCAGACAGAGCTGAAGAAGAAGGTACTTCACACACTTTGGGAGGAGGTGCTGCAGTTCCCACTAACAGAGGAGGAGATGCCAGGAGGGACACTGTCTCTCACCCTGAGAAACTGTGACAAGTTCTCCAGGCACAGCATTGTGGGGGAACTCAAACTGAACCTTGCTGAAATGGAGGAATCCTTTGGAAAGGCCCAGTGGGAAAGGCTAAAGAGCCCAGAGAAG GAGCCATCCACAGGCCATGGGGAGGTTCTGCTCTCTATTAGCTACCTGCCAGCAGCTAATCGCCTGCTGGTGGTGATTATTAAGGCTAAAAACCTCCATTCCAAGCAGCTGAAAGATCTACTCGGAAGTG ATGTTTCTGTCAAGGTAACACTGAGGCATCAGTCATTGAAGCTGAAGAAGAAGCAGACCAAACGTGCAAAGCACAAGATCAACCCTgtgtggaatgagatgatcatGTTTGAGGTGCCTCATGAGCTCCTGCGTGCCTCCAGTGTGGAGCTGGAAATGCTGAGCCAGGATGGAGCTGGCCAGAGCCATGTGCTTGGCAAGTGCAGTCTGGGCTTACACGTCACGGGCACAGAGAGGAACCactgggaagaaatgctgaggAACCCCAGGAAGCAGATAGCCATGTGGCACCAGCTCCATATGTAG
- the SYT13 gene encoding synaptotagmin-13 isoform X2 — translation MVLSAPVIALGATLGTATSILALCGLTCFCKCKQPGKGLSEKEQEDETENTKPSVLQPVQQFNIKKTAEPVQPRALLKFPNIYGPKPEVTSPEVVNYTQYSVKTTEEPATGKHTALDENRMKIQVNEELFVLPQNGVVKDVCVTEHLKPERAGSGRQAPELHYSLLYEPQRAQLRVSLLQAMHDGMNGDQDTGCHCYILGTLESKSGIAEAQTELKKKVLHTLWEEVLQFPLTEEEMPGGTLSLTLRNCDKFSRHSIVGELKLNLAEMEESFGKAQWERLKSPEKEPSTGHGEVLLSISYLPAANRLLVVIIKAKNLHSKQLKDLLGSDVSVKVTLRHQSLKLKKKQTKRAKHKINPVWNEMIMFEVPHELLRASSVELEMLSQDGAGQSHVLGKCSLGLHVTGTERNHWEEMLRNPRKQIAMWHQLHM, via the exons ATGGTTTTGTCTGCTCCAGTTATAGCCCTGGGGGCTACCTTAGGGACTGCAACTAGCATCCTTGCCCTCTGTGGCCTCACCTGCTTCTGCAAATGCAAGCAACCTGGGAAAGGACTCTCAGAAAAGGAGCAAGAGGATGAGACGGAAAATACTAAACCCAGCGTGCTTCAGCCAGTCCAGCAA ttcaACATTAAGAAAACTGCAGAGCCAGTCCAGCCTCGAGCACTTCTGAAGTTTCCCAACATTTATGGCCCCAAACCAGAAGTAACTTCACCTGAAGTTGTTAACTACACGCAGTACTCTGTGAAGACAACAGAAGAACCAGCTACTGGAAAACATACTGCTTTGGATGAGAACAGGATGAAGATACAAGTCAATGAAGAGCTGTTTGTTCTCCCTCAAAACG GTGTGGTCAAGGACGTGTGTGTCACGGAGCACCTGAAGCCCGAGCGGGCAGGCAGCGGCCGGCAGGCCCCCGAGCTGCACTACTCCCTGCTGTACGAGCCACAGCGGGCACAGCTGCGCGTCTCCCTCCTCCAAG CTATGCATGATGGAATGAATGGGGACCAAGACACTGGCTGCCATTGCTACATACTGGGCACACTGGAGAGCAAGTCTGGTATTGCTGAGGCCCAGACAGAGCTGAAGAAGAAGGTACTTCACACACTTTGGGAGGAGGTGCTGCAGTTCCCACTAACAGAGGAGGAGATGCCAGGAGGGACACTGTCTCTCACCCTGAGAAACTGTGACAAGTTCTCCAGGCACAGCATTGTGGGGGAACTCAAACTGAACCTTGCTGAAATGGAGGAATCCTTTGGAAAGGCCCAGTGGGAAAGGCTAAAGAGCCCAGAGAAG GAGCCATCCACAGGCCATGGGGAGGTTCTGCTCTCTATTAGCTACCTGCCAGCAGCTAATCGCCTGCTGGTGGTGATTATTAAGGCTAAAAACCTCCATTCCAAGCAGCTGAAAGATCTACTCGGAAGTG ATGTTTCTGTCAAGGTAACACTGAGGCATCAGTCATTGAAGCTGAAGAAGAAGCAGACCAAACGTGCAAAGCACAAGATCAACCCTgtgtggaatgagatgatcatGTTTGAGGTGCCTCATGAGCTCCTGCGTGCCTCCAGTGTGGAGCTGGAAATGCTGAGCCAGGATGGAGCTGGCCAGAGCCATGTGCTTGGCAAGTGCAGTCTGGGCTTACACGTCACGGGCACAGAGAGGAACCactgggaagaaatgctgaggAACCCCAGGAAGCAGATAGCCATGTGGCACCAGCTCCATATGTAG
- the SYT13 gene encoding synaptotagmin-13 isoform X3, with translation MKIQVNEELFVLPQNVPGVVKDVCVTEHLKPERAGSGRQAPELHYSLLYEPQRAQLRVSLLQAMHDGMNGDQDTGCHCYILGTLESKSGIAEAQTELKKKVLHTLWEEVLQFPLTEEEMPGGTLSLTLRNCDKFSRHSIVGELKLNLAEMEESFGKAQWERLKSPEKEPSTGHGEVLLSISYLPAANRLLVVIIKAKNLHSKQLKDLLGSDVSVKVTLRHQSLKLKKKQTKRAKHKINPVWNEMIMFEVPHELLRASSVELEMLSQDGAGQSHVLGKCSLGLHVTGTERNHWEEMLRNPRKQIAMWHQLHM, from the exons ATGAAGATACAAGTCAATGAAGAGCTGTTTGTTCTCCCTCAAAACG TTCCAGGTGTGGTCAAGGACGTGTGTGTCACGGAGCACCTGAAGCCCGAGCGGGCAGGCAGCGGCCGGCAGGCCCCCGAGCTGCACTACTCCCTGCTGTACGAGCCACAGCGGGCACAGCTGCGCGTCTCCCTCCTCCAAG CTATGCATGATGGAATGAATGGGGACCAAGACACTGGCTGCCATTGCTACATACTGGGCACACTGGAGAGCAAGTCTGGTATTGCTGAGGCCCAGACAGAGCTGAAGAAGAAGGTACTTCACACACTTTGGGAGGAGGTGCTGCAGTTCCCACTAACAGAGGAGGAGATGCCAGGAGGGACACTGTCTCTCACCCTGAGAAACTGTGACAAGTTCTCCAGGCACAGCATTGTGGGGGAACTCAAACTGAACCTTGCTGAAATGGAGGAATCCTTTGGAAAGGCCCAGTGGGAAAGGCTAAAGAGCCCAGAGAAG GAGCCATCCACAGGCCATGGGGAGGTTCTGCTCTCTATTAGCTACCTGCCAGCAGCTAATCGCCTGCTGGTGGTGATTATTAAGGCTAAAAACCTCCATTCCAAGCAGCTGAAAGATCTACTCGGAAGTG ATGTTTCTGTCAAGGTAACACTGAGGCATCAGTCATTGAAGCTGAAGAAGAAGCAGACCAAACGTGCAAAGCACAAGATCAACCCTgtgtggaatgagatgatcatGTTTGAGGTGCCTCATGAGCTCCTGCGTGCCTCCAGTGTGGAGCTGGAAATGCTGAGCCAGGATGGAGCTGGCCAGAGCCATGTGCTTGGCAAGTGCAGTCTGGGCTTACACGTCACGGGCACAGAGAGGAACCactgggaagaaatgctgaggAACCCCAGGAAGCAGATAGCCATGTGGCACCAGCTCCATATGTAG